In the genome of Achromobacter sp. MFA1 R4, the window TTGCCGCCGACCACGTCCATGCCGTCGTTGACGACCTGGCGCGCGCGTTCGGTGACGTGGTACTTCACGATGGCCGACACGACCGAGGGCTTTTCGCCCAGGTCCACGGCGCCCGCCGTCATGGTGCGCGCGGCGTCCATCATGTAGGTGTGTCCGCCGATGCGGGCCAGCGCTTCTTCGACGCCCTCGAACTTGCCGACCGGCATCCGGAACTGGCTGCGCACGCGGGCATAGCCGCCCACGGCGCGGGCCGTGAGCTTGGACATGCCGGTATTGGACGAGGGCAGCGAGATCGAGCGGCCCGCGGCCAGGCATTCCATCAGCATGCGCCAGCCCTGTCCGGCCATGGCCGGACCGCCGATGATGAAGTCCAGCGGCATGAAGACGTCGGTGCCGCGGGTGGGCCCGTTCATGAACATGGCGTTCAGCGGGAAGTGGCGGCGGCCGGTGTCCACGCCAGGATGATCGTGCGGCACCAGCGCGCAGGTGATGCCCAGGTCCTTCTTGCCGCCCAGCAGCCCGTCCGGGTCGTACAGGCGGAACGCCAGGCCCAGCAGGGTGCAGACGGGCGCGAGCGTGATGTAGCGCTTGTCCCAGGTGACGCGCATGCCGATCACTTCACGGCCCTGCCATTCGCCCTTGCAGACGATGCCGCTGTCCGGAATGGCCGCCGCGTCGGACCCGGCCCAGGGGCTGGTCAGCGCGAAGGCGGGCACTTCTTCGCCGCGCGCCAGGCGCGGCAGGTAGTGGTTCTTCTGTTCCTCGGTGCCGTAGTGCAGCAGCAGCTCCGCGGGGCCGAGCGAGTTCGGCACCATGACCGACACGGCCAGCGCGGAGGACCGCGTGGACAGCTTGGTCACGATTTCGGAGTGGGCATACGCGGAGAACGCCAGGCCGCCGTATTGCTTGGGGATGATCATGCCCAGAAAGCCCTCGGCCTTCAGGTAGTTCCAGACGTCCGCGGGCAGGTCGAAGCGCTCTTGCGTGACGTGCCAGTCATTGACCATGCGGCAGGCGGTCTCGGCCTGGTTGTCCAGGAAGCGCTGCTCTTCGTCGGTCAGGCGCGGCCGGGGATAGGCCAGCAGGCGGCTCCAGTCGGGCCGCCCGCGAAACAGCTCGCCCTCCCACCAGACCGTGCCGGCCTCCAGCGCGTCGCGCTCGGTGTCGGACATCTGCGGCAGCACCTTGCGATACAGGTTGAAGATCGGCGCCGACAGCAGCGCCCTGCGGAGGGGGCGCACGCCCAGCAGCACTGCGACCAGGAGCGCAATGACAACCAGCGTGACGATGACTGCGACCATTTCTTTGTCTCCTCGGTTTTCTTCAGGTGTCTGGCGACCGTCTGGCGTTGCTTGCCGGGCGGCGGTCTGGTCGGACGGGGCAGGCGGGTCAGGCGCCTCCGGGGCTCGGGGCCAGGTGCGGCAAGGGCGAGCGCAGCCCGCCCAGCAGGAAACTCATCAGTCTCGGCAGCAGCAGTTCACGGTCGTTGGGCTGGTCGGCCTCGTCGCCGCCCAGGCCGGTGACCGAGCGCAGGAGATCGGTGCCCATGATGGCGTACGAGGTCGCGCCCAGCATGAACTGAAAGCGCCAGATGATCTCGGCGCGCGGCACATCGGGCAGCGCGGCGAAGAGGGCGTTGCGGTAGCGCTCGAGCACGTCCGCGTACTCCTCGGCGAACAGCGCGCGGATGAAATCCGTGGGATCGGTCATCGTGCGTTCCAGGAGCGGCAGGAACGTGCTGCCGGCCTGCGCGGGATCGGCAGCCAGGCGCAGCAGGGTGCCGAAGAACGCATCCACGATCTGCGAGGGCTTCAGGGGCTTGCCGGCGGATTGCGCCTCCAGTTCGTCCAATAGACGCATGCGCTCGCGGTTCAGCACCTCGAGGCGGCGTTTGAGCACCGCCTGCACGAGTGACTCCTTGGAGCCGAAGTGGTAGTTCACCGACGCGAGGTTCACGCCGGCCGCGCCGGTGATCTGGCGCATGGACGTCGCTTCGTGCCCTTGTTGTGCAAACAGGGCTTCGGCGGTGTCCAGGATGGCTTCCCTCGTGGACGTGGATTTGATTTCTTGCAT includes:
- a CDS encoding acyl-CoA dehydrogenase, with amino-acid sequence MVAVIVTLVVIALLVAVLLGVRPLRRALLSAPIFNLYRKVLPQMSDTERDALEAGTVWWEGELFRGRPDWSRLLAYPRPRLTDEEQRFLDNQAETACRMVNDWHVTQERFDLPADVWNYLKAEGFLGMIIPKQYGGLAFSAYAHSEIVTKLSTRSSALAVSVMVPNSLGPAELLLHYGTEEQKNHYLPRLARGEEVPAFALTSPWAGSDAAAIPDSGIVCKGEWQGREVIGMRVTWDKRYITLAPVCTLLGLAFRLYDPDGLLGGKKDLGITCALVPHDHPGVDTGRRHFPLNAMFMNGPTRGTDVFMPLDFIIGGPAMAGQGWRMLMECLAAGRSISLPSSNTGMSKLTARAVGGYARVRSQFRMPVGKFEGVEEALARIGGHTYMMDAARTMTAGAVDLGEKPSVVSAIVKYHVTERARQVVNDGMDVVGGKGICLGPSNFLGRAYQQIPIGITVEGANILTRSLIIFGQGAIRCHPYVLAEMRAAQSPDRKQGLDDFDAAFWGHAGFVVRNTLRALGTALTGARFAAVNADVAPGMKRYYQLLSRYCAAFALLADTSMLVLGGSLKRRERLSARLGDVLSQMYLISATLKRFEDEGRQAADAPLAHWSVQDALYKAQEAFDGVLDNFPNRPVAWILRRIVFPWGHSQVPPSDQLGQDVARLLISPSATRDRLTAGCHLPDTADEPVGAIELALAATLDAEPIEAKIRELEKRGVLDGNPQANVRDIADAAVAIGGITAEEYAVVKRRNRLRDAVVKVDDFPFDLGAAGADRPTAERKVA
- a CDS encoding TetR/AcrR family transcriptional regulator, which gives rise to MQEIKSTSTREAILDTAEALFAQQGHEATSMRQITGAAGVNLASVNYHFGSKESLVQAVLKRRLEVLNRERMRLLDELEAQSAGKPLKPSQIVDAFFGTLLRLAADPAQAGSTFLPLLERTMTDPTDFIRALFAEEYADVLERYRNALFAALPDVPRAEIIWRFQFMLGATSYAIMGTDLLRSVTGLGGDEADQPNDRELLLPRLMSFLLGGLRSPLPHLAPSPGGA